A window from Trichomycterus rosablanca isolate fTriRos1 chromosome 21, fTriRos1.hap1, whole genome shotgun sequence encodes these proteins:
- the sdf2l1 gene encoding stromal cell-derived factor 2-like protein 1 encodes MDLIKSLRFISDLFVLFFIFAKVECRDSDSVTCGSLVKLLNTKHNVRLHSHDVKYGSGSGQQSVTGVDTADDANSYWRIRGKPNETCQRGAPIKCGQSIRFTHMKTGRNLHSHHFSSPLSNNQEVSAFGENGEGDDLDVWSVQCGGTYWERDDTIRFKHVGTSVYLSVTGEQYGNPIRGQREVHGMPSTNANNYWKVMEGVFIQPSTDYLHHDEL; translated from the exons ATGGATCTAATCAAGTCTCTCCGTTTTATCTCTGAtttgtttgtattgttttttatttttgctaaggTCGAGTGTCGGGACTCGGACTCTGTAACGTGTGGATCTTTAGTTAAACTGCTGAACACAAAACACAACGTGAGGCTTCATTCACATGATGTGAAATATGGATCAG GTAGTGGGCAGCAGTCGGTGACAGGTGTGGATACAGCCGACGATGCAAACAGTTACTGGCGGATTCGTGGTAAACCAAATGAAACGTGCCAGCGGGGGGCACCCATTAAATGTGGGCAGAGTATCCGTTTTACTCATATGAAGACAGGACGCAACCTCCACAGCCATCACTTCAGCTCTCCTCTGTCTAACAACCAG GAGGTGAGTGCATTTGGAGAGAATGGAGAGGGCGATGATTTAGACGTGTGGTCGGTGCAGTGCGGCGGAACTTACTGGGAGCGTGATGACACCATCCGGTTCAAACATGTTGGGACCAGCGTTTATCTCAGCGTAACTGGAGAACAATATGGCAATCCAATTAGAGGCCAGCGTGAAGTCCACGGAATGCCATCAACTAATGCTAACAACTACTGGAAGGTTATGGAGGGAGTTTTTATCCAACCCAGTACTGATTATCTACACCATGATGAGCTCTGA